One Triticum dicoccoides isolate Atlit2015 ecotype Zavitan chromosome 4B, WEW_v2.0, whole genome shotgun sequence genomic window carries:
- the LOC119291919 gene encoding uncharacterized protein LOC119291919: MADWAPVFIGLVLFILLSPGLLFQIPGKGRMVEFGNFQTSGISILVHAVIYFALIAILILAVNVHVFLG; the protein is encoded by the coding sequence ATGGCGGACTGGGCGCCGGTGTTCATCGGGCTGGTGCTCTTCATCCTCCTCTCGCCGGGGCTGCTCTTCCAGATCCCCGGCAAGGGCAGGATGGTGGAGTTCGGCAACTTCCAGACAAGCGGCATCTCCATCCTCGTCCACGCCGTCATCTACTTCGCCCTCATCGCCATCCTCATCCTCGCCGTCAACGTCCACGTCTTCCTCGGCTGA